Proteins from a genomic interval of Lolium perenne isolate Kyuss_39 chromosome 1, Kyuss_2.0, whole genome shotgun sequence:
- the LOC127329457 gene encoding uncharacterized protein — MESMVRNTKVYLLILFMLLVCTCGRTISPQSKAESEAKALLTWKSTFMFSDANGSSPLWSWSPATSTCSSWSGIKCNAAGHITQLTVPGASITGTLDAFDFITFLALTSLNLSGNHLMGTIPANVSLLTSLTSLDLSNNNLTGGIPMALGTLHHLRVLLLRDNPLGGPIPASLAKLGALQRLDLQAAHLVDKIPVELGHLGALTFLDLSRNNLSGGLPPSFPRMREMREFYLSRNKLSGMIPPDLFTHWPKVTMFALHYNSFTGSIPREIGKATKLRLLSLHTNNLAGVIPVEIGNLVCLEMLDLEKNSLSGWIPASVGNLTLLVIMILSLNDLTGLVPSEVGSMSSLQGLDLSNNKLEGELPATISSLKNLHDLDFSNNKFTGTIPSIGSRKLISAAFGNNNFVGSFPQKFCQITSLEILDLSSNKLSGELPNCLWDLHDLLFLDLSSNALTGDFQSTGSANLSYLESLHLANNKFTGGFPTILKNCKKLVVLDIGENYFSGIIPSWIGPSLPSLRILRLRFNLFGGSIPSQLSQLSHLQLLDLASNHFTGPIHRLLANFSSMMKPQTEFNMSTSVHEEVLHLDEEIVYVDRINVNWKMKSYQFQGTIALMVGIDLSANSFSGEIPSEIANLQGVRFLNLSRNHLSGYIPENIGDLELLESLDCSWNELSGAIPSSISKLVFLSSLNLSNNHLSGEIPTGNQLQTLDDPSIYKNNSGLCGFPLSIACSNGSRTTETLDRSKKHDAEIETLYFYYSIIAGLGLGSWLWFGSLVLFRPWRSFLFCCVDRIQDRTMKGCRAFR, encoded by the coding sequence ATGGAATCAATGGTAAGGAACACCAAAGTTTATCTCCTGATCTTATTCATGCTATTGGTATGCACATGTGGCAGAACCATCTCTCCACAAAGCAAAGCTGAATCTGAAGCCAAAGCACTTTTGACATGGAAGTCTACTTTCATGTTCTCCGATGCGAACGGCTCTTCTCCACTCTGGTCATGGTCACCGGCTACCTCCACCTGCAGTTCTTGGTCTGGCATAAAGTGCAACGCCGCTGGCCACATCACACAGCTCACGGTTCCCGGAGCCAGCATCACAGGCACGCTCGACGCCTTTGATTTCATCACATTCTTGGCCCTCACAAGTCTCAACCTCAGTGGCAACCATCTCATGGGCACCATCCCTGCCAATGTCTCCCTCCTGACCTCTCTTACCTCCCTCGACCTTTCAAACAACAACCTCACCGGCGGCATACCGATGGCGCTTGGGACGCTGCACCACCTGCGAGTTCTTCTTCTTCGCGACAACCCGCTAGGTGGGCCGATCCCGGCGTCTCTCGCCAAGCTCGGCGCACTGCAGCGGTTAGACTTGCAGGCTGCGCATCTCGTCGATAAGATTCCAGTGGAGCTGGGACACCTGGGAGCTCTCACCTTCTTGGACCTGTCAAGGAACAACCTCTCCGGTGGATTGCCACCGTCTTTTCCTCGGATGAGGGAGATGAGGGAGTTCTACTTATCAAGAAACAAGCTCTCCGGTATGATTCCACCTGACCTGTTCACCCATTGGCCTAAGGTAACTATGTTTGCCCTACACTATAATTCTTTCACTGGAAGCATACCACGGGAGATAGGTAAAGCAACCAAGCTGCGACTCTTGTCGCTTCACACCAACAATCTTGCGGGTGTAATTCCAGTGGAGATCGGCAACTTGGTGTGTCTTGAGATGTTGGATTTGGAGAAGAACTCGCTATCTGGATGGATTCCTGCTTCTGTTGGAAACTTGACGCTACTCGTCATCATGATTTTATCTCTCAATGACCTCACTGGCTTGGTGCCCAGTGAAGTTGGTAGTATGTCATCACTACAAGGCCTTGACCTCAGCAATAACAAGTTGGAGGGTGAGCTACCTGCAACAATTTCATCGCTCAAGAATCTGCACGATCTTGACTTCAGTAACAACAAGTTCACTGGTACAATACCAAGCATTGGTAGTAGAAAACTGATCTCAGCTGCCTTTGGCAATAACAACTTTGTGGGAAGCTTCCCTCAGAAATTTTGCCAAATCACTTCACTGGAAATCTTGGATCTATCTAGCAACAAACTGTCGGGTGAGCTCCCTAACTGCCTGTGGGACTTGCATGATCTGTTATTCCTAGATTTATCAAGCAATGCTCTCACTGGGGATTTTCAGTCAACTGGGTCCGCTAATTTATCATATTTGGAATCATTGCATTTGGCAAATAACAAATTCACAGGTGGTTTCCCAACTATATTGAAGAACTGTAAGAAACTAGTTGTCCTTGATATCGGTGAAAATTACTTTTCCGGGATAATTCCATCCTGGATAGGTCCAAGTCTTCCTTCCCTAAGGATTCTACGGCTAAGGTTCAACTTGTTTGGTGGTAGTATTCCCTCACAATTATCGCAACTCTCCCATCTCCAACTACTCGACCTAGCTAGCAACCATTTCACAGGTCCCATACACCGTTTGCTTGCCAATTTTTCATCCATGATGAAACCACAAACAGAATTCAACATGAGTACATCAGTCCACGAGGAAGTTTTACATCTAGATGAGGAGATTGTGTATGTTGACCGAATCAATGTAAACTGGAAGATGAAGAGTTACCAGTTTCAAGGGACAATTGCACTTATGGTAGGTATCGACTTATCAGCAAATTCATTCTCTGGTGAGATTCCGTCTGAAATAGCAAATCTCCAAGGCGTCAGGTTTCTAAATCTGTCAAGAAACCATCTATCAGGCTATATTCCTGAAAACATTGGCGATCTAGAGCTTCTGGAATCCCTTGACTGCTCATGGAATGAGTTATCTGGTGCTATTCCTTCAAGCATCTCAAAACTAGTTTTTCTTAGTTCGCTCAATCTCTCCAACAATCATCTCTCTGGCGAGATACCAACTGGTAATCAGCTCCAAACACTAGACGACCCTTCAATTTACAAGAACAATTCTGGTCTTTGTGGGTTTCCATTGAGCATCGCATGTTCCAATGGTTCACGTACTACGGAAACACTGGACAGGAGCAAGAAACATGACGCAGAAATTGAAACCTTGTATTTCTACTACTCAATCATTGCTGGACTTGGCCTTGGATCATGGTTGTGGTTTGGATCCCTAGTTCTTTTCCGGCCATGGAGAAGTTTTCTCTTCTGTTGTGTGGATCGCATTCAAGATAGGACTATGAAAGGATGCAGAGCATTTCGTTAA